One window from the genome of Leptospira ryugenii encodes:
- a CDS encoding esterase/lipase family protein, whose product MKSQKKIDWNKSWDITKKILTQSKISGKSVLNGAIGNHLERFDFLAQGMGFFVNGQAVPITKEELQKRTFNSRICILIHGLVSDETMWKIPKTDSDYGSLLKEDLGIEPFYLRYNSGRHISDNGKEFDELLSFLVKQLPKECKEIDLIGHSMGGLVIRSACYYGKKRKSKWIDKVKNVIFIGSPHHGAPLEKLGNTVSTVLGKIPNPFTYLTKKAINLRSDGIKDLRYGFLVEEDWKGKDLDQYIRFEKTHVPLLPKVKYYVITGTLMEDTSHWLSELFGDAIVGKWSGRGKSADEKDELLIPKENFREFGGITHIQLMHDLKVYDQIKIWLQ is encoded by the coding sequence ATGAAGAGTCAAAAAAAAATCGATTGGAACAAAAGTTGGGATATCACAAAGAAAATTTTGACTCAAAGCAAAATTTCCGGTAAATCTGTGTTAAATGGAGCCATAGGCAACCACTTAGAGAGGTTTGATTTCCTCGCCCAAGGTATGGGATTTTTTGTGAACGGTCAGGCCGTTCCAATCACCAAAGAAGAGTTACAGAAAAGAACTTTCAATTCCAGAATCTGTATTTTGATCCATGGATTGGTAAGCGATGAAACTATGTGGAAAATTCCGAAAACCGATTCAGACTACGGGAGTTTGCTAAAGGAGGATTTAGGCATCGAACCCTTTTATCTCCGCTACAACAGTGGACGTCATATTTCAGACAATGGAAAGGAGTTCGATGAATTGCTTTCTTTTTTGGTGAAACAGTTGCCTAAGGAGTGTAAAGAAATTGATTTAATAGGCCATAGCATGGGAGGGCTAGTGATCCGAAGTGCATGTTACTACGGCAAGAAGAGAAAGTCAAAGTGGATCGACAAAGTAAAGAATGTTATTTTTATCGGGTCACCACACCACGGTGCCCCTCTTGAAAAATTAGGCAATACAGTGAGTACGGTCCTTGGAAAAATCCCCAACCCATTCACCTACCTCACAAAAAAAGCAATCAACCTAAGGAGCGATGGAATCAAAGACCTTCGTTATGGATTTTTGGTCGAGGAAGACTGGAAGGGTAAAGATTTGGACCAATACATACGCTTTGAAAAAACACATGTTCCCTTGTTACCAAAAGTAAAATACTATGTGATCACAGGCACACTTATGGAAGACACAAGCCATTGGTTATCTGAGTTATTTGGAGATGCTATTGTTGGGAAATGGAGTGGCCGAGGGAAGTCTGCTGATGAAAAAGATGAGCTACTCATTCCCAAAGAAAACTTCAGAGAATTCGGAGGGATCACGCACATCCAATTGATGCATGATTTGAAAGTCTATGATCAAATCAAAATCTGGTTGCAATAA
- a CDS encoding HpcH/HpaI aldolase/citrate lyase family protein yields MALTHPQSALFAGEKPFPIIPACEHFAGSEKLITKALELQNKLGGLFDITMDCEDGAQTGKEKEHAEMIVRIQNSELNKHKMSGVRIHDYTNEHWRSDVDIIVPGAGNVIAYITIPKPTKASQVKEQITYIQEACKKAGIKREIPIHVLIETHGALAEVFEIAALPWLQVLDFGLMDFISGHHGAIPASCMKSPGQFDHELLRRAKSTMVAAALMNGVIPAHNVTLDLKNTYQTYQDAKRAHDEFGFLRMWSIYPAQIQSILDAMAPNFAETQTACDILIKAQDADWGPIQHDGDLHDRATYRYFWELVQRAKLTGQKLPEEVVKRFFA; encoded by the coding sequence ATGGCACTCACCCACCCGCAGTCTGCACTTTTTGCAGGAGAAAAACCTTTCCCTATCATCCCAGCATGTGAACACTTTGCTGGCTCAGAAAAGTTGATCACAAAAGCTCTTGAGCTTCAGAATAAATTGGGCGGTCTCTTTGACATAACCATGGACTGTGAAGATGGTGCCCAAACTGGAAAAGAAAAAGAACATGCGGAGATGATCGTTCGAATCCAAAACTCAGAACTCAACAAACACAAAATGAGTGGGGTGAGGATCCATGATTATACCAACGAACACTGGAGAAGTGACGTAGATATCATTGTACCAGGTGCTGGAAACGTAATTGCATATATTACGATTCCCAAGCCTACAAAGGCAAGCCAAGTCAAAGAACAAATTACCTACATCCAAGAAGCTTGCAAAAAAGCAGGCATCAAACGAGAAATACCCATCCACGTATTGATAGAAACACATGGGGCTCTCGCAGAAGTTTTCGAAATCGCAGCACTCCCATGGCTCCAAGTTTTGGACTTTGGTTTGATGGACTTTATTTCAGGACACCACGGTGCCATTCCAGCTAGCTGTATGAAGTCGCCTGGTCAGTTCGACCACGAACTATTGAGAAGAGCAAAATCTACTATGGTAGCCGCAGCTCTTATGAATGGAGTGATCCCTGCACATAACGTAACACTCGACCTAAAAAATACCTACCAAACTTACCAAGATGCAAAAAGAGCACACGATGAATTTGGTTTCTTACGTATGTGGTCTATTTATCCTGCACAAATCCAGTCAATCTTAGATGCAATGGCACCAAACTTTGCTGAAACGCAAACAGCTTGTGATATTTTAATCAAAGCGCAGGATGCAGATTGGGGTCCTATCCAACATGATGGAGACCTTCACGATCGCGCAACGTATCGTTATTTCTGGGAGTTGGTGCAAAGAGCAAAACTCACAGGACAAAAGCTCCCTGAAGAAGTCGTAAAACGATTCTTCGCTTAA
- a CDS encoding PadR family transcriptional regulator produces MKRRESKTQYALLGILAQCEMNGYEIHKYIESTISFFWSESFGQIYPTLSKLEESGWIKEWERVDREGKKKKVYKITRTGLEEFRKWMNSSKIQVHKRNELMFKVFFGRHMQASRLLEQLELETEKTKEDLTALQTFRKELKMDWEKHPDHDFWSVTLDFAEKQNRLQEVWLEKVKEMIREKTNGEKPPLSTRKGATKVD; encoded by the coding sequence ATGAAGAGACGAGAAAGTAAAACTCAATATGCATTGTTGGGAATCTTAGCTCAGTGCGAAATGAACGGTTATGAAATCCATAAGTACATCGAATCTACGATTAGTTTTTTTTGGAGTGAAAGTTTTGGACAAATTTATCCAACTCTTTCTAAGTTAGAAGAAAGTGGATGGATCAAAGAATGGGAAAGAGTCGATCGAGAAGGAAAGAAAAAGAAAGTATATAAAATTACAAGAACTGGACTCGAAGAATTTCGCAAGTGGATGAATAGTTCCAAGATACAGGTTCACAAACGAAATGAACTTATGTTTAAGGTGTTTTTTGGGCGCCATATGCAAGCCTCTCGGTTGCTTGAACAATTAGAACTTGAAACAGAAAAAACTAAAGAAGACCTGACTGCCTTGCAGACCTTTCGCAAAGAGTTAAAGATGGATTGGGAAAAACACCCCGACCATGACTTTTGGAGTGTGACTTTGGATTTTGCCGAAAAACAAAATCGATTGCAGGAAGTTTGGTTAGAAAAAGTAAAAGAGATGATTCGAGAAAAAACGAATGGGGAAAAGCCACCCCTCTCCACACGGAAAGGGGCAACAAAGGTGGATTAA
- a CDS encoding alpha/beta fold hydrolase → MLNFLYKTAEEMKAGGSFVSYKGHSIFFNQIGKGKDLLLLHGYPFNSFDWNYILPEFSKEYRITYLDFLGMGFSSKPQEHVYSFAEYVDIVQTILFQLKIPSVHIFAHDLGVSVVQEMIVKEDTLGFKIESIAFMNGGLFTDVYRPRFIQRLLSQTPNFFGKWMSSKISRKSIESSLFSVFGPETQPEQSLLDEYWKILNEGDGKAIAYRIGRLVFEKVKYQKRWIEALHKTKIPFCYICGPFDPNSGIHMAERFRKEYSKASVYYLSEKIGHWPQVEAPNEVIQTYKLFLNEILRKEG, encoded by the coding sequence ATGTTAAATTTCCTATACAAAACAGCGGAAGAAATGAAGGCGGGTGGAAGTTTTGTTTCCTACAAAGGCCATTCTATCTTTTTCAATCAAATCGGTAAGGGAAAAGATCTCTTGCTTTTACATGGTTATCCCTTCAATAGTTTTGATTGGAACTATATCCTTCCTGAATTTTCAAAAGAGTACCGTATAACTTACTTGGACTTTTTAGGTATGGGATTTTCTTCCAAACCACAAGAACATGTCTATTCCTTTGCAGAGTATGTGGACATTGTGCAAACGATTCTTTTTCAGCTAAAGATTCCATCTGTTCATATATTCGCACACGATTTGGGAGTGAGTGTGGTTCAGGAAATGATCGTAAAGGAAGATACCTTAGGTTTTAAAATTGAATCCATTGCTTTTATGAATGGTGGTTTGTTCACTGATGTCTATAGACCTCGTTTCATCCAAAGGCTTCTCTCCCAAACTCCCAATTTTTTTGGGAAATGGATGAGTAGTAAGATCTCGCGAAAGTCAATTGAGTCTTCCCTTTTTTCCGTATTTGGACCCGAGACCCAACCAGAGCAAAGTCTCTTAGACGAGTATTGGAAGATATTAAACGAAGGCGATGGGAAAGCCATCGCCTATCGCATCGGTCGTTTGGTCTTTGAAAAAGTGAAGTACCAAAAGAGGTGGATAGAAGCTCTCCACAAAACGAAGATTCCCTTTTGCTATATCTGTGGGCCATTTGACCCCAACTCTGGCATTCATATGGCGGAACGTTTTAGAAAAGAATACTCCAAAGCATCTGTCTATTATCTCTCCGAAAAAATTGGGCATTGGCCTCAAGTGGAGGCACCCAATGAAGTCATCCAAACTTATAAGTTGTTTTTGAATGAAATCCTCAGGAAAGAAGGATGA
- a CDS encoding TIGR00730 family Rossman fold protein, producing MMKRICVFCGSSSGDQSLYRETAFRLGEAIGERGFSLVYGGANVGLMGAVAEGTLSKGGQVIGVLPNFLQKKEIAHTSLTELLLVESMHERKSKMNELSDGVIALPGGFGTMEELFEVLTWSQLGLLEKPIALLNLNGFYEPLLLLLDQMVKSGFLKQENKEMLLVANSISHVLDQMLAYSPKHVTKWIEPTQI from the coding sequence ATGATGAAACGTATCTGTGTGTTTTGTGGGTCTAGTTCCGGCGACCAAAGCCTTTACCGAGAAACTGCCTTTCGGTTAGGTGAAGCCATTGGCGAGCGAGGTTTCTCGCTTGTGTATGGGGGAGCTAATGTTGGCCTCATGGGTGCCGTTGCAGAAGGTACATTGAGTAAGGGTGGTCAGGTAATAGGAGTTTTACCAAACTTTCTGCAAAAAAAGGAAATTGCACATACCAGTTTGACTGAACTCCTCTTAGTTGAGAGTATGCATGAAAGAAAGAGCAAAATGAACGAACTTTCAGATGGAGTCATCGCCTTGCCTGGTGGCTTCGGCACGATGGAAGAATTGTTTGAGGTCCTGACTTGGTCTCAATTGGGTCTACTTGAAAAACCCATTGCTTTACTCAATCTCAATGGATTTTATGAGCCACTCCTCCTTCTCCTTGATCAAATGGTGAAAAGTGGGTTTTTGAAGCAGGAAAACAAAGAGATGCTTCTCGTAGCAAACTCCATTTCTCATGTTTTGGACCAAATGTTAGCCTATTCCCCGAAACACGTAACAAAGTGGATAGAGCCCACACAAATCTAA
- a CDS encoding NRDE family protein: MCLVLFAKNVWDSFPYLILANRDEFFDRPTKAAAYWEDQEDVFAGRDLSSFGTWLGVSKKGRLAFLTNRRNLREPNPSSPLSRGKLVSGFLLAKSSPREYIEEIQNDKDKYPGFNLFVSDLKTDLYVSNRLPESQTISDGIHSLSNAEWNTEWPKTSRIRSGFASILDSESRKESLPIPSFFSLLDDQVRADQKLLPDTGIGVEKEILLSSIRIRVPGYGTRVSTVVAIDQKGICHFWERTFRTPDDAVGSTIHESFRIG; this comes from the coding sequence ATGTGCCTTGTTCTCTTTGCAAAAAATGTATGGGATTCTTTTCCTTATTTAATCCTTGCTAATCGAGATGAATTTTTTGACCGCCCAACGAAGGCAGCGGCCTATTGGGAGGACCAAGAAGATGTGTTTGCAGGGCGTGACTTAAGCTCGTTTGGAACCTGGCTTGGTGTATCCAAAAAAGGAAGGCTCGCATTTCTTACCAACAGAAGAAATTTACGAGAACCCAATCCTAGTTCACCTCTTTCACGTGGTAAGCTTGTGAGCGGCTTTTTATTGGCAAAGAGTAGCCCAAGGGAGTACATAGAAGAAATCCAAAACGATAAGGACAAATACCCTGGATTCAATTTATTTGTTTCCGATCTGAAAACAGATCTTTACGTTTCCAATCGCCTTCCGGAATCGCAAACCATCTCAGATGGCATCCATTCGCTTAGCAATGCAGAATGGAATACAGAATGGCCAAAGACGAGTCGCATCCGATCTGGCTTTGCCTCCATTCTAGACTCAGAAAGTCGTAAAGAATCTCTTCCCATCCCATCTTTTTTTTCCCTTTTGGATGACCAAGTGCGTGCGGACCAGAAGTTACTACCTGATACAGGCATAGGTGTGGAGAAGGAAATTCTACTCTCTTCAATTCGAATCCGGGTACCGGGCTATGGGACGCGTGTGAGTACCGTTGTAGCAATTGACCAAAAAGGAATTTGCCATTTTTGGGAGCGAACGTTCCGTACGCCTGATGATGCTGTTGGGAGCACCATCCATGAATCTTTTCGGATTGGATAA
- a CDS encoding DUF4254 domain-containing protein — MKLDANKAVSIFQNSVLDWHKAQKPSENPFPENTLEHTLYQKNQIDTIQWHIEDDIRVPNLALEEVVVLKRRIDKLNQERTDMVERLDDFILELFRDIQPKPGARLNSESPAWLLDRMSILELKIFHMQEQVDRTDSAATSQHIETCKKKLSVLLEQRADLKICLDELLEDYAKGDKKMKVYRQMKMYNDQNLNPSLYNAKK, encoded by the coding sequence ATGAAACTTGATGCAAACAAAGCGGTCTCAATCTTTCAAAATTCAGTCCTTGATTGGCATAAGGCACAGAAGCCAAGTGAAAACCCATTCCCAGAAAATACTTTAGAACATACCTTATACCAAAAAAACCAAATCGATACCATTCAATGGCACATCGAAGATGATATTCGAGTCCCAAACCTCGCCCTAGAGGAAGTGGTCGTCTTAAAGAGAAGGATAGATAAACTCAACCAAGAAAGAACGGATATGGTGGAAAGGCTGGATGATTTCATCTTGGAACTATTTCGCGATATACAACCCAAGCCCGGTGCCCGGTTGAATTCTGAAAGCCCCGCTTGGCTTCTCGACCGCATGAGTATATTAGAGCTTAAAATCTTTCACATGCAAGAACAAGTCGATCGGACAGATAGTGCCGCTACATCTCAGCACATAGAAACATGTAAAAAGAAATTGTCTGTGCTTCTCGAACAACGAGCCGACCTAAAAATTTGTTTGGATGAACTTTTGGAAGATTATGCAAAGGGCGACAAGAAGATGAAGGTTTACCGACAGATGAAAATGTACAATGACCAAAATCTAAACCCTTCGCTTTACAACGCTAAAAAATGA
- a CDS encoding glycosyltransferase family 9 protein: protein MNLLVIRFSAMGDVALMTPALIAIAAKYSNVQLTIVTRGNFAPFFYNIPNVNVLGINLKKYKGMFGLWKLYREINKIGPYDKIIDLHGSLRSRLISFLFWFQKVESFRIIKGRKEKLQQTRRHNKKLEKLPHTVDRYLNVFKKAGLDAPVRKGPWLNVDGESKMFAKDFFKSIGLDKKEGQWFGFAPFAGHALKEWSFEKSKRLVKILLEEFSDCHIFLFGGKDELHELEILKDKESRVNIVQGAHLGIRGELGVMERLDLLIGMDSSNVHIAALLKKPVIGIFGTTHPLSGFGPFAQEDTGVLQVELACRPCSIYGNVKCWRGDHACMELIDPYDVVRRIRVLQNVNTLW from the coding sequence ATGAATCTTCTCGTCATCAGATTTTCAGCCATGGGGGATGTTGCCTTGATGACACCAGCTCTCATTGCCATTGCAGCGAAATATTCCAATGTGCAACTGACAATCGTTACAAGAGGCAATTTTGCACCTTTCTTTTATAACATCCCGAATGTGAATGTCCTCGGTATCAATCTAAAAAAATACAAAGGTATGTTCGGACTCTGGAAGTTGTATAGAGAGATCAACAAAATAGGCCCTTATGATAAAATCATCGACTTACATGGCTCCCTTAGGTCCAGACTCATCTCCTTTCTATTTTGGTTCCAAAAAGTAGAGTCCTTTCGCATCATTAAAGGTAGAAAAGAGAAATTACAACAAACAAGACGCCACAATAAAAAACTCGAAAAACTCCCTCACACGGTAGATCGTTATCTCAATGTTTTTAAAAAAGCAGGTTTGGATGCACCGGTGCGAAAAGGCCCTTGGCTGAATGTGGACGGAGAATCCAAAATGTTTGCCAAAGATTTTTTTAAGTCGATCGGTTTGGATAAAAAAGAAGGCCAATGGTTTGGGTTTGCACCTTTTGCTGGACATGCACTTAAGGAATGGAGTTTTGAAAAATCAAAACGGCTGGTAAAGATCCTACTCGAAGAGTTTTCGGATTGCCATATTTTCTTGTTTGGTGGCAAAGATGAATTACATGAACTCGAAATCTTAAAGGATAAAGAAAGCCGTGTCAATATTGTGCAAGGTGCACATCTAGGTATCCGAGGTGAGTTGGGAGTAATGGAAAGATTGGATCTTTTGATTGGGATGGACTCCTCCAACGTTCACATCGCTGCCCTACTCAAAAAACCAGTGATAGGCATCTTTGGCACAACACACCCTCTTTCTGGATTTGGCCCATTTGCGCAAGAGGATACTGGTGTACTCCAAGTAGAACTTGCCTGTAGACCATGCTCTATCTATGGAAATGTGAAATGTTGGCGCGGAGACCATGCTTGTATGGAATTGATAGATCCTTATGACGTAGTGAGAAGGATACGAGTCTTACAAAATGTAAATACTCTGTGGTAG
- the perRA gene encoding peroxide-responsive transcriptional repressor PerRA → MEANYQKTKEILESYGIRATSQRLEMAHLLLSAHKHFTAEEIFHLINSHFPHASRATIFNNLKLFSEKGVIGTLELKNGVTLYDSNMERHHHAVEEGTGRIIDVYLDEETESKVHALMKEELEKSTGKSWKNTRIMITLKGES, encoded by the coding sequence ATGGAAGCAAATTACCAGAAAACTAAGGAGATCTTAGAATCTTACGGCATCCGAGCGACTTCCCAGCGTTTGGAAATGGCACATTTGCTTCTGTCGGCGCACAAACACTTTACGGCCGAGGAAATCTTTCATCTCATCAATTCCCACTTTCCACATGCCTCGCGTGCGACTATATTCAATAACCTAAAACTCTTCTCAGAGAAAGGTGTGATCGGGACTCTAGAATTGAAAAATGGTGTGACTCTATATGATTCCAATATGGAAAGACACCACCACGCAGTCGAAGAAGGCACCGGTCGCATCATAGATGTTTACCTGGATGAAGAGACCGAATCAAAAGTCCATGCACTCATGAAAGAAGAATTGGAAAAGAGCACGGGAAAATCCTGGAAGAACACTAGGATTATGATCACCCTAAAAGGGGAATCCTAG
- a CDS encoding glycosyltransferase: protein MRVLYFSDTFLPKTDGVAVSIKNFSELLSLRGHEFTICAPRYGEDDFERMGDQIHVIRFRSGFLPSYPDIKVVLPSPGKIKKVIEDFKPDLIHIHTPGLMGLYAVNAAERFGIPTIGTYHTLMAEQEMYVSFYRLFKMDKLFLKINKFKKKLNLDELDKLVKFDNFNIRKKIILKICNDIYNRCDVVISPSHLIKKQLVEYGIHRPITVVSNGMDLKRFTGKVKSFSGDEPKFLHVGRISYEKNCDVVINAFKEITKTYPKATLTIIGEGPAIDSLKRQAEHLEIAPSVHFTGFVPNAQLHEIYPKYDLFLTASTMETQGLVVLEAIACGLPAVGVDSFALPELIQNEKNGYIAPPFDVAMLAKLSIQLLSNPSTYKTFSKNSLDIASGHEMGRCVDEMESVYEKVIEAMKGKEKKSSLFDMLMDFM, encoded by the coding sequence TTGAGAGTCTTGTATTTTTCCGATACTTTCCTTCCTAAAACAGATGGAGTGGCTGTTTCCATTAAGAATTTCAGCGAACTTTTAAGCCTACGCGGTCATGAATTTACAATTTGTGCGCCTAGATATGGCGAAGACGATTTTGAAAGAATGGGCGACCAGATCCACGTCATCCGATTCCGATCGGGTTTTTTGCCTTCCTATCCAGATATAAAAGTTGTTTTACCATCCCCAGGAAAAATCAAAAAAGTCATCGAAGACTTTAAACCAGATCTCATCCATATCCACACACCTGGTCTTATGGGTCTCTATGCAGTCAATGCAGCAGAGAGATTTGGGATACCTACAATTGGCACCTACCATACATTGATGGCTGAACAAGAGATGTATGTTTCTTTTTATCGCCTATTCAAAATGGACAAACTGTTCTTAAAAATTAACAAATTCAAAAAGAAGCTGAATTTGGATGAATTAGATAAATTGGTAAAATTTGATAACTTTAATATACGGAAAAAAATCATTTTAAAAATCTGTAATGATATCTATAATCGCTGTGATGTTGTCATTTCTCCAAGCCATTTAATCAAAAAGCAACTCGTTGAATACGGAATTCATAGACCGATTACCGTTGTTTCCAATGGAATGGACCTAAAAAGATTCACTGGGAAAGTAAAGTCCTTCTCGGGAGATGAACCAAAGTTTTTACATGTAGGGCGGATTTCATATGAAAAAAATTGTGATGTAGTCATCAATGCCTTCAAAGAAATTACCAAAACCTATCCAAAAGCCACGCTTACCATCATTGGAGAGGGTCCGGCCATAGACTCGTTAAAGAGGCAAGCGGAACACTTGGAGATTGCTCCTTCGGTACATTTCACTGGCTTTGTTCCAAATGCTCAGCTACATGAGATTTATCCCAAGTATGATCTCTTTTTAACTGCCTCCACCATGGAGACACAAGGATTGGTTGTTTTAGAAGCCATTGCTTGTGGACTTCCTGCGGTTGGCGTGGACTCCTTTGCTTTGCCGGAGCTTATCCAAAATGAAAAAAATGGGTACATTGCGCCACCTTTCGATGTAGCAATGTTAGCCAAATTGTCCATTCAACTTTTGTCCAATCCAAGCACGTACAAAACGTTCTCTAAAAATTCTCTGGATATTGCCTCTGGCCATGAAATGGGGCGCTGTGTAGATGAAATGGAATCTGTCTATGAAAAGGTAATAGAGGCAATGAAAGGAAAAGAAAAGAAATCATCACTCTTTGATATGCTAATGGACTTTATGTAA
- a CDS encoding O-antigen ligase family protein translates to MLYRAYVSLLTLSIISCAFSVSLSQLFLSITLFLYLFLPGKPKMNSAIFVSLVMFYAWQCTDVLYHFGRGGFAIESLKQLSKSEFKDILLLSAFFVVHGIKQEDQKRLHRSFQIFGYVILVTGLLASFSSIRLARLVSDLYQTSQTWPYQHHYGSLASIDYYVPIGLMNTHLTFGGLISFVYPFFLFQFFEAWKKNQNKMQIFAKGFSFFAITLVYFLNNARSAMIGTLLSIAIGLYILIFIEKAVSQKIVKRTLISISIFFLLLAALTYTSPSLQKAIKPLFGSEKHTDSGRTFIWDSSLPLIQENFTFGIGPGNYPREIERSRKQRELEHPNLAYFYEVTQRGHSHNDYFHLAVIFGIPAAIFYFCIGIQIVRSVLSTQIDLSIRYMCLGLVGFFLSGLLQCYFQDDEVLIVFFYFLGYLNLSVIQAKET, encoded by the coding sequence ATGTTATACCGAGCCTACGTCTCTCTTTTAACCTTGTCCATCATTTCCTGTGCTTTCTCAGTGAGTTTGAGTCAGCTTTTTTTGAGTATTACTTTGTTTTTATATCTCTTCCTCCCTGGAAAACCAAAGATGAATTCCGCCATTTTTGTCTCTTTGGTGATGTTCTATGCCTGGCAATGCACTGATGTGCTCTACCATTTTGGAAGGGGCGGTTTTGCAATTGAAAGTTTGAAACAACTATCCAAGAGCGAATTTAAAGACATCTTGCTTTTGTCCGCTTTTTTTGTAGTGCATGGTATTAAACAGGAAGACCAAAAACGACTTCATAGAAGTTTCCAAATCTTTGGGTATGTAATCCTGGTTACTGGCCTACTGGCAAGTTTTTCCTCCATTCGGCTGGCACGATTGGTATCCGACCTATACCAAACATCTCAAACTTGGCCCTACCAACACCATTACGGAAGTTTGGCGAGTATAGACTACTATGTTCCGATTGGACTAATGAACACTCATTTGACTTTTGGCGGGCTTATCTCTTTCGTATATCCTTTCTTTCTCTTCCAATTTTTTGAGGCCTGGAAAAAGAACCAAAACAAAATGCAGATCTTTGCAAAAGGGTTTAGTTTCTTCGCCATCACTCTTGTATATTTTTTAAATAACGCTCGCTCTGCGATGATTGGAACTCTCTTGAGTATCGCTATCGGACTTTATATATTGATCTTTATTGAAAAAGCTGTATCACAAAAAATTGTGAAGAGAACCCTAATCTCGATTTCAATTTTTTTCCTTTTGCTGGCTGCCCTCACCTATACCTCACCTAGTTTGCAAAAAGCAATCAAGCCATTGTTTGGCTCTGAAAAACACACTGATTCTGGTAGAACATTTATTTGGGATTCCAGCCTTCCTTTGATCCAAGAAAATTTTACCTTTGGGATTGGGCCTGGAAATTATCCGAGAGAAATAGAACGGTCACGCAAACAAAGAGAGTTAGAGCACCCAAACTTAGCCTACTTTTATGAAGTAACGCAAAGAGGACATTCTCATAATGACTACTTCCATTTGGCGGTCATCTTTGGCATTCCGGCCGCTATATTTTATTTTTGTATCGGTATCCAAATCGTACGTAGTGTCCTATCGACTCAAATCGATCTATCCATCCGTTATATGTGCCTTGGTCTTGTTGGTTTTTTTCTCT